The Fusarium keratoplasticum isolate Fu6.1 chromosome 4, whole genome shotgun sequence genome contains the following window.
GTAAGCGTGTCGCAAGTCACGGTTGGTGAAAGCATACGAGGCCGTCTTGAGCCAGACGATAACGGCATGCATCTCGGTCAGTGTACCAATCAAGGGGTGGTGGATCTTGAAGTAGACAACCCAAGTGGTAAGGACGAGAGCAAGGGTGATATTGACAGCATGAGCCCATGCCACCATGACCCAGGTCTTGTGAAACTTCTTGCGCTCCTGTTCCGAGGGGCCACCAGCAGGGCCTTCTTTAACATGCTTAATGGATCCTCGAGCCTGCTGGGCGGCAGCCAGCTCAATGAGATAGGCGGCGAGGAGATGGCATGGGATCAAGAAGTAGAGGAGGAGTCCCATGTAGACATCTTGTCGGCTGTAGTCGTGACATCTCAGACAAATCAAAACTCCGTACTAATTGGTCACCGTGTTAGCTGCTCGTTCGCCATCAAGACAGGCATCCAGAATAGGCGCAGTACCTTTTGAATGTTCTCAATCATCAATCGCAAGTTTCCAACAACTGCCAAGTGTCAATGACGAAGCTCAATGCCAACGGTCGAAGAGGGGCACTGTAACCTACCCAATACGATCACCATCAAGTTGCGGAAACCGAGGAAGCTGGGCGTCGCATCGGAATCGTAGCTCAGGCACGAAGGCCTCGTCTTGGAGTGCACCGCAACAACATGTCTGTACTTCTGGCCAGCCTTCTTGGGAGACCCGGTAGTGGCCCCTCCGTTGGTGCGGTTCTGCGGTTCGCGCTGAGTGACGTCGTGGCCGCTGCGCCGGGAGACTGAGCTCGGAACCGAGCCATTGGATGTTTCTACGCTCGTCGCTGTGGCCGAATTCATTGTCAATGAGTTTTGCCGCGACGGCGGGCTGGTCGAGAGACGTGAGGTCGCAAGAAAGGAATCAGGGACAGAGAGCGCTTCGTTGATAACCGGGACAAAAATGAtgagctcgagctcgtcgaCGCAAAGTTATATGGGTGGCGGCGACTGTTGCAAGGTTGAGAGGAGATCTGACGCCACGGTTTCAGTGGGTGAACCAGCCAGAGCTGCACAAGGGAGCACGTCAGCAAAGGGTGATGCTGGGGATCAGGCAAGGCAAGATGAGGTTATTAGAGTAAGGAATGTCGAGAATCGGATGACAATATCGAGCCGAGAGAAAGGAGGGGAGGCAAATTCCAGGTTTCGCAAGCCCCCGAATTGAGTCCGCAGTCCGGGTGGTTGACTTTTTGTTGCATCGAGCTTCGCCATGGCCTCTGACCAACTCCAGGGCATCCTCTTTTGGATGGACAGTCGGGTTCATAGCGTTTGGCGGGCCTCTTGGCGGGGCTGCCCGGGGGCCTTTTTGGCAGTCGACAGGAGCTTCTCACAGGGAGGCTAAAGGCAATCAACGCTAGGGATCCGGGAGCATCCCACCCCCTGGCCAGCATCCAGTCAAGAACAGCGTCAACACGGGCACTGCTCGTGGTCTTGGGCGGTTGAGTGGGGCCATGAGCCCCCTTGGAACCTCTGGACCTGTGGCGTTGCAGGGGACTGAGACGGTACTCGGGGTAAGCAGAGCAGTATCTCGCCCGTTGGCGTCAAAGCATGTGAAAGTGCGGTTGTATTGCATCCTGCTGGTGAGTTGATTGCGGGACATCGGAGCTCGGGTAGAAGCCGTTTACTCCGACCCCAACAACTTTGGGGTACGAGATAAATTTGGAGCTCTGTTTGGAGGATCCTCGATCTCATCAGATCTCCCGTTGAGGATCTAAAGCGAAAGGGTGGGAGCTAGGTATCTAAGGTACAGTAGGTGCCTCgtggaggccatggcgaccTTTTCTCATGATGGCTGAGTAATCCGTTCCTTCCTCCAACGATGCCAGAGATGCGTGAGCGCGAGGTCACCTGACCGTACCAGGATCATGTCGGTTAATCCTCGTCTGAATTAGAGCTTTGGCCCTGGCTTAGAACTTCACTTGAGAGCTCACGCGCCTCTGGAGAACAGTATCTGGCTTTGTCTTTAATTGGCTTGCGCATCTCATCACTCAACTGTATCCTGTCGATATCCTTATATCTCTCTTTCGGACAGTACTCGATTCATTCAATCCCACACACAAACTCGAATAGCTCCATTGTGGCCCTTTTCGGCCTTTCAAGACCCACCCAAACCGACGCGCTTCTCACGAAAGCTACTGTGGATGCTTGTGCTTTGAGTCGTGAATAGTCACGATGGCCTACGAGCCTCGTGGTGATCATGGTGACCGGGGTGGTGCTCAAGGACAGGACGGAGGTTTTGTCAAAGTTCGGGGTCGACGTGAGTGCCCCTATTGTTTCCTTGAATTCCGGCAGTGATGCTTCACTGTTCACTGAATGGTCAAGTTGGCTATTGTTCCTTGCCAGTGGCAGGATGAAGTGAGAAATTGAATACAGTCACATTAGCCCCGCGTATTCATTTTCCTAATTCAGCATGTCATTTACACGCTTGCCACTAAGATGTATACTGCATTGGGATGAATAGCTTGGTTCTATTGTGCATTGAGTATATCATTGCAATATACCAGATCTAGCGTTCCCCAATATCTCCTTGATTTTATCATGTTGCGttttctccctcttccccatGACCTCGACAAACAAACATCTTGTCATAGCAAACGTTCAAGTTGGGCATCAAACATCGCATCGTCACCTCGCCCACGATGGACGACACGAgagacaagaacaaggcggTGTTGTTCTCCTATCTAACCGCTACTCCTTCAGGACCGGTGACCGACTACGGCGCAACCATCACTCATTGGCAACATGATCGTGTCCCGAACTACAGAGGAGGTTATGCCGGCGAGGCCGAGCGACCCAGTGCCAGCTATATCGTTGATGTAAGTTCAGCATCCTCTTGGATGATCAAACTGGCGCTGACCTGAATGATATAGATGCTCCCCCCTGCAGCTCGAGTCACCAGAGCTGGTGATAGCATTCCAATCAAGCATCTCCACTCATCGCtgaacaagatcaagcaccCTATCAACGTGGTTCGCTGGACACCAGAAGGTCGCAGACTGTTGACGGCCTCTACTAGTGGCGAGTTCACCCTGTGGAACGGAACGGGCTTCAACTTTGAGACCATCATGCAGGCTCATGACTCGGCTATCCGTGCTCTTGAATACTCGCACAGCGATGACTGGCTCATCTCGGCCGACCATGACGGAGTCATCAAGTACTGGCAGCCAAACTTCAACAACGTTCAGAGCATCAACGCTCACACTGACCCCATTCGAGACCTTGCCTACAGCCCCAACGACTCCAAGTTTGTCACTGCCAGTGACGACTCTACCCTCAAGATCTTCGACTTTGCCATGGGCCAGATGGAATCCAAGCTCGAGGGTCACGGCTGGGATGCGAAGAGTGTCGATTGGCATCCTACCAAGGGCTTGCTTGTTTCCGGATCCAAGGATCATTTGGTCAAGCTGTGGGATCCTCGCACCAGCCGCTGCCTCACGACTCTCCATGGCCACAAGAGCACTATCACCAAGGTCCTTTTCGAGAAGATTCGCGGCGCTTGCCTGGCAACGTCTGCCCGAGACCAGACTGCCCGAGTTTTCGATCTCCGCATGATGCGCGACATCTGCCTCCTGAAGGGCCATGAGAAGGACATCTCCACTCTCACCTGGCATCCAATCCACCCCAACTTCCTCAGCACTGGTGGTATGGATGGTTCGCTCTTCCACTACCTCCTGGACTCGCCCAACCCACCCCCTGGCCAGCCTTTCACCGTTGCGCCTTACGACAGCCCAGACCCAACTTCAGTCCCTGCTCAGTCTGTTTGGCCCATGCACAAGGTCCCTTTCGCTCACGACTACGCCATCTGGTCTCTGGACTGGCATCCTCTCGGCCACATTCTTGCATCAGGCTCTAACGACCGTATTACGCGATTCTGGAGCCGTGCCCGACCAGGCGATACCGAAGTCTTTCAGGATCGCTACCACATCGGCGAGGCGGCTGCCGAGGCTCAGGGAACCTGGGACCGCCGCGGCAACCGACGTCAGCGacaggaggaggaacagcaggagatggaagacgagatggatgctTTGGTCGACCAAGATGCTCCCAAGCCTGCAGTCCCTGGCCTTCCCGGCATTCCTGGACTTCCTCTTGGTGGAGGAGTGCCTGGTCTTGGATCAGCTGTCCCACCACCCCCTATTCCTGGTGTTGGCGCTGGCTCGGGcgctccccctcctcctctgcccttCCCGTTGCCAGGCCTCAACGgagctcctccacctcctctgCCTGGCCTTGATCCCAACAACCCTCCTGATCCCGCTCAGCTCATCGAGCTCATGAAGAAGGCCGGCGTCCCTCTGCCTCCCCCTGGAGCGCTGCCACCCGGTCTCATTCCACCTCCTGGCAGCATGCCTCCTCCCCCTGGCAACTTTCCTCTCCCAGTGCCCCCTCCACCTCTGCCTGGCCTGGATGCCGACCTCAAGGGTGACAACCGACGACGGGCTCCATTGCCAAGCCAAGAGGAAAGCCTGCGTCAGGAGCAGCGTCAAGGCAAGTACACACGGGCGAGGTAAATGTGAGGGAATTCGTTTTTCGATGTCGACAGGTCGATACCCTTTGGCGTTGGTGGTAGCATGAAAAGTATGGAATGGCTGCTGTAATCGAGCTCAAGAGCAGCCATATTCTTCGGGGGAAAGTAACATCACTGCATGGATCGTTTAAGGCCTACCTAGAATGGCACATTTATCAATCATGAAATCATTTCCTTATTTTTATTTGGTGTGACTGCGTGTAGCATTGCTCTTGGTTTTTAACTTAGAGCATGCCATAGTAAATGTCCAAAGCTCTACAGGCAGCAGTTCATTTAACATAGTTGCTTAGGGTTCCTATAGATGCTTAAAATCCACGCCCGCCCTGGTCATTCCCTTCATGCCTCATTtttatttcctaatatacAACACAAGCTGTGTAATGTGTAACCTATTTCTTGGGGAATGCCTTTTGCTTGTCGGCAAAGTCGCGGATCACCAGGGCACAGGTGGTGTCAGTACACAGGCGGCGTCTCCGCTGAGGAGGCAGCTTTGTAGCAAACTCGAGACCACTGGCACGCTCGACAGCCTCAAGGGGAACCTCAAAGTCGGTGATGGGTTTAGAGTTGGCGATAGGGGCGTTGGGAAGGACAAAAGCGCCCAGGGCAACGTTTCCACCAACACGGCCGTCCTCAGCAAAGATGACCTTGTAGAAGTGGGTGGGCACGGCGACCGAGGGAGGGCTTCCGATCATCTCGTACTTGACGTACCACTTGCcatcggcctccttcttgggcaGATAGAGAGGACCAGTGACGATTCGGACAGAGGGATACTTGACGGTCAGGCGACGGCAAAAGTCCTCAAAGTGAGCCCAGTAGTCACGGTTAAAGCCCTCGCCAACCTGGGGGCACATATTTGTAAGGTAAAAGGTCTCGTCCATGGCCTTTTGCGACCACTTGCAGTCGGCGGCGGGGACCTGGTGGCCGCGGTCGTAGCCACTGCGGAAGTAGTCCTTGAGCAAGGCACGGAACTTTTGCGGCACAGAATCATCCTCGAGGAAAGCACTGTTCTTTCGGTCGCCCTCACGATGGGCGAGGGATGCGGGGGTGATGTGCTCGACGACCCAGTGGGGGTTTCGTAGCCGGCGGTCGTAGGAAGAGATGAGGGCGGAGCGGTTGCCTACGTCGGCGACGGGGCCAGGGAAGCCATACTCGAAGAGGCCGGCGGGATTGACGAGGGCATTGGGGCCGAGGGGAGCGTTAGGCGGGACGACGGCGGGAGGTCCAAAGATCTGAGAGGCAGGAACAGCACCGGAGGAGACGGTGGGAGCGGGGAGAGCGGCCATTGAGTTGACGGAGGTTGTCGGGGCCGGGGTGGCGGCAATCTTGGGCTCTTGCTTGCCGCCTCGGAGGGCGTAAACGGCGGCCGTGACGGCGGCGCCGCCTCCCGCACCAAGGCAGGCGATGGTAGCGAGCGTCGTCTTGGACATGACTGTGATGGTATTTGCTCGTGAAGGTGACGGAGGGGAACTAGTCGAATAAAAATGAATTCAATAGGTTATAGTCCGTCGCCAGGAGTGAATATCACGAGCAATCACCGCCCAATAGTGTCGAGTGAGGGAACCCCGTGATGGCTTGAAGGAGGGTCACAAGGATGTCGGTAGATGTCGAGATAGCTCCGGGAGCCGTAGAAATTTTGGGAGCTCGGAACGTGGGGGATGACCGGTGTTTTCCCGCTATCAGATCAGGGGTCCTGAAGCTGGGGGTCCTTGACGTCACTGGGATTCGAGGTGGTATTGGTGAGTAAAATTGGAAATACTATTCTATTAAAGTTTTGGACTGTGAGAGAGCTGTTTTGGACATGTGTACTCTTGAGCAGACCGATGATTCTGTGGTCACACGAAGCCATGGAAAAGACTGTCATTACGTGTTAggtcgagctcgaggagcgGTGACTGTACATTCATGTTCTTGTGCAGCGCTTGTGCAGCGAGTTGTGCGTGTTCCAGATTGTCTGAGGGGTAGGTAGGTAATTAGTTTAAAGCTCATCCGTCTTGTTGGGAACTGCAGAGCGCCTGTTGTTTCACAGCAGACGCATGGTATTGGGTCGAGGGCTAACTCGTTACTACCATCGGCCTACCGGAGCATGTATACCTAGGGCACGAAAGATGGCCATTTCGGAAGTGTGGCAGTCTTCGTGATGTGATCGGAAACAGACAATGGATGGCCGGATGAGGCTCTCCCGAGCCTCCATACCCGGTATATGGCTtagttggtgatgacgaAAGGCGATATCGTGATTCGCTGCGCAACCGGCTCGTCTGCAACATCCATGTCCAGCATAAAACGAGGCCAGTATCACAGGTGAATATCGAACACCTTTTGAATCACGACCGTCTAAAGTTTGGTGCGAGGATAAGGGCACAAAGGACGGTGATGGCTCGGTGCGAGTGGCTCACGCAAGTAACGCTGAACCACTCACACAGCAGCACCAGAGCAGCTGGCCGCATACCCCCACGGGTCAAAGACATGTTCGTGGAGAAGCTCTAGGGTGTTTTCCTCTGCTGTCTCACGCGTAGAGGCCGATTATTCGTAAGCCATGGCGGGCAACGGGTGCGGCGGCATCCAATGATGTGCAGACCTCGACGGTGAGAACCTTGAGGGACAGCTCTTGTAAGGCGGCACCGCCTCATGATCCCAGGCTTCAACCCCCATCTTGGAGCCCCTTATTTGGCTTCTGGCGGCAAGTGATCACAGAAGGGGATAATAGATAAGGGAGCGTGCTGCCGGTATTTGTGTTGTGTTGTATTGTGCCTCTCGTCTGCAGAGCCAGGGATTTTGAAAATCTCCCGAGAAGGAAGCTCCCCAGCCCATCCATGCCGCCTGCCCTGCCTTGTATTGTTCATGCGCGCCTTAACTTGCCTTTCGCCTTTTGCCACTTTCAACTATCAAATCAATCTTGGATTGTTCAGCATCCaaatcatcaacatcatATTTCTTCCTTTGTCCCTTTCCGTTCACTTCTCGCTTTGTCGGCGCGACTCGAGGTTAAAGGTCCCACCCTGCGCTAGCCAGCTCCAAAGACTACACCATCCCCGGCTCGCTACGTCAGACTTGAACCTAGATCGACGCCTCTCACACGCTTTCTTCACGTCCCATCACCGCCAGCCACTTTACCACCTGGATCTTCACTTCCAAGCCTCTCCAAACCTATCAACTTTAATGTGACCGCCCTCGTTCAGCTTATACCGAGATCAGAGAGCCGGAGCAAGGCACAGCAAGCGCTACACACAGCAGGACCATGGCCACGACGGTGGTGGCGGACAGCATCGACAATGACACTCGAGGTTGGATTATGTGCGTTGTCAGCGGCATTGGTAAGTCGAATCGCACTACTGCTATCCGTCGATTGCTTCATGCGACACTTGTGGCCTCTTCGTGAGGCTGGTTGCGCATCATGCGACTTTGATCTTTTCTGCGCTGTTCTTTGCTAATCCATGACAACCTCTAGCCTGCGTTCTCGGCGCTTCCATAGTATGTGTCGACAGCATCGTCCGCCTGTTTCCAGGCAAGAAGAATTTTAGAATCCAGGAAAGCAATGTCTTCTTGGCATGTTCTCTGAGTTTGAGCTTCGGCGTCATGGTACTACTCCTAAACTCCTTTGCACCTTTCATCATATGCTGACCAATTCGCAGATGTTTTCTGCGCTGTATAGCATGCTGCCCGAGTCCAAGGAGTATTTCGAAGAGGCGAAATGGTCCAAACAAGCCGCTGGCCTGACCATGATGGCTTGCTTCATCACCGGCTTCATCGGAATCCAGGCTATTTCACGGTTACTCCACCAGTTCATGCCAACTCATGTTGTGGACTGCGACCATACCCATGATAAGGCCACTAACAAAGACAACGAAGCCTGTCAGCATAGCAGAAGACAGTCGAGGGCAAGCCGTGCCCGTCACCGAATATCCCGACCATCCTCATCGCACGTCCCTGTCGACAAGTCTCTGGCGCGAGTCGCAAACGGACACGACCATGACGCTCCCGTTGAATCCACTCCCCTCTTGGAGTCTGCACGGAACGGCCAAGCCAGGGTCCCTAAGCGACATGCATCTGCCCGCGGGGATGAGATGCAGCAACGTCCCTTCAGTCCTACCTCCGCTAACCAACCCCGACCCGTCAGCAGCAGTACCGAGGCCTTGTCAGAGAGGAGGAAATCCATTCGCGAAGTTCAAAAACGGGTCATGTCCTTTGTACAAGATACCAAGTGCAACTGTGATGAGCTCAACTCTTGCTATGGATACACAGACCCATGTGGCCAGGAGTGCTTCAAGCATTTGGGCAATCGGTCTGGACTTCCTCCCCGGCAACCTCATATCCTTCGCACTACCACTGGATCCTTTCTAGGCCGTGGTCACGACCATCCCCATGACCATCATgatcaccaccaccattCCCACGTTGAGGACGTACATGAAAGCGAGCCCCTTAGCCCGAGTTTCCGAACAAGCAGGGCCAAATCGCGC
Protein-coding sequences here:
- a CDS encoding Endonuclease encodes the protein MSKTTLATIACLGAGGGAAVTAAVYALRGGKQEPKIAATPAPTTSVNSMAALPAPTVSSGAVPASQIFGPPAVVPPNAPLGPNALVNPAGLFEYGFPGPVADVGNRSALISSYDRRLRNPHWVVEHITPASLAHREGDRKNSAFLEDDSVPQKFRALLKDYFRSGYDRGHQVPAADCKWSQKAMDETFYLTNMCPQVGEGFNRDYWAHFEDFCRRLTVKYPSVRIVTGPLYLPKKEADGKWYVKYEMIGSPPSVAVPTHFYKVIFAEDGRVGGNVALGAFVLPNAPIANSKPITDFEVPLEAVERASGLEFATKLPPQRRRRLCTDTTCALVIRDFADKQKAFPKK
- a CDS encoding Polyadenylation factor subunit 2, which encodes MAYEPRGDHGDRGGAQGQDGGFVKVRGRRPVTDYGATITHWQHDRVPNYRGGYAGEAERPSASYIVDMLPPAARVTRAGDSIPIKHLHSSLNKIKHPINVVRWTPEGRRLLTASTSGEFTLWNGTGFNFETIMQAHDSAIRALEYSHSDDWLISADHDGVIKYWQPNFNNVQSINAHTDPIRDLAYSPNDSKFVTASDDSTLKIFDFAMGQMESKLEGHGWDAKSVDWHPTKGLLVSGSKDHLVKLWDPRTSRCLTTLHGHKSTITKVLFEKIRGACLATSARDQTARVFDLRMMRDICLLKGHEKDISTLTWHPIHPNFLSTGGMDGSLFHYLLDSPNPPPGQPFTVAPYDSPDPTSVPAQSVWPMHKVPFAHDYAIWSLDWHPLGHILASGSNDRITRFWSRARPGDTEVFQDRYHIGEAAAEAQGTWDRRGNRRQRQEEEQQEMEDEMDALVDQDAPKPAVPGLPGIPGLPLGGGVPGLGSAVPPPPIPGVGAGSGAPPPPLPFPLPGLNGAPPPPLPGLDPNNPPDPAQLIELMKKAGVPLPPPGALPPGLIPPPGSMPPPPGNFPLPVPPPPLPGLDADLKGDNRRRAPLPSQEESLRQEQRQGKYTRAR